The genomic segment GCGCAGCCGCCGCTGAGGTATTGACGGGTTATTCTCTCCTCGGGAAAAGTAGCGGTAAAAAAGTCCAAAGACTTGGCTATCTCCAGGGCGATGGTGGAAGAGGTCTTGTCAAGCAACTTGTCAATGGTGTGCGGCGATCCCTTTTCTGATGTTCCACCCAATTTCAAGTCTTCCGCCTCCTCAAAATTTACGCTAAGCTCCTTTTGGATCTCTTCGGTGTACAGATTCCCCCCAATGGATATATCCCTGGTGAAGAGGGATCTACCTCCTTTAACGATATTTAGGTTCATTATGCTGGCCCCAATGTCACATAAAACCACCAGATCCCCTATCTCCAAGGGGTAATTTAGTTCGTACATATTCTCCAGGGCAAAGGAATCTATGTCGATGATCATGGGGCTCAACCCGGCTTCCCTGATGATGGCGATGTAATCCTCAATCAAATCACTCTTGGCAGCGACCAGAAGGACCTCCATATGTTCTCCCATCTCCTTCTCCGGGGCCGACAAGATCTGAAAGTCAATGTTTACATCATTTATGTCAAAGGGGATATAACGCTCCGCCTCCACAAAAATATTCTCCTCCAGCTCCGAGTCCGTCATTTTGGGGAGAGTGATCTTCTTCACAATTACCGAGTGACCAGAGACAGAAATGGCCACCTCCCGCTTTTTTATCTTATAATTAGAGACCAATTCCCTTATCGCCTCCACCACCGTTGTGGTATCCATCAAGCTTCCATCCACGATGGTCTCTGGAGGCAGAGGGGTTATACCTAAGTTGTTGACATAATAACCCCTTCCTGTATCCTTGATGTCCACAAATTTGATGGCGCTGGTACCTATGTCCAACCCCAATACCCTTTTTCCCTTCTTTCCAAAGAGTCCCATCAGTCCATCTCCAGAAACTTTTTAGATTAAAATATCAAATTTTTTCTAAATGTCAAGCATATTTTTGTAGGAATTTTTGACATTTTTTAAACCCAAACTATGCACCCCAGAGACATTAGGAAAGCTCGTCCCTTTCAAGAACTTATTTCATAGCGATTCAACTTTTCCCTCAATGTTGAACGGGAGATCCCCAAAATCCTGGCCGTTTCCGATTTGTTGCCCTTTTTCTCCCGTAGTACCTTCAGGATATAGTTACGCTCCACCGCTGCCAAGGGGAGGAACCCATCTACATTATCCATCCATTTCTCTCCTAAGGCGGAATCCCTTTTCCCGATCTTGTCTTTCCTCAATTCCAGAGGGAGGTCTTCAGTGACCATCAGATCCCCTTTGGCCAAGATCGTTGCCCTTTCTATGACATTTTTCAGTTCTCGCACATTTCCCGGCCAGGGGTATGTCAATAGGAGATCTAAGGCCTTAGGGGTGACCCCCCTTATCTCCTTTCCCAACTCCTTTCCCAACTTCTCTATAAAGTATTGAGAGAGGATGGGTATATCCTCATTTCTATCGCGCAGAGGGGGTAAATCTATCACCATTACCTTGATGCGGTAATAGAGGTCTTTGCGAAATTCCCCTTTCTCTACCAACTGAGCTAGTTCCTTGTTGGTTGAGGCAATTACCCTTACATCCACCTTAATGTCTCTCTTGCCCCCTACTCTCCTGAGGGAATAAGTTTCTAAGAACCTTAACAACTTCGGCTGAAGGGATGGTTTCATCTCTGAGATCTCATCCAAAAAGACCGTCCCCCCTTGAGCCAATTCCATGAGGCCCGGCCTGCTCTCCTTGGCATCGGTAAAGGCACCCATTTCATAT from the Deltaproteobacteria bacterium genome contains:
- the pilM gene encoding type IV pilus assembly protein PilM, with the translated sequence MGLFGKKGKRVLGLDIGTSAIKFVDIKDTGRGYYVNNLGITPLPPETIVDGSLMDTTTVVEAIRELVSNYKIKKREVAISVSGHSVIVKKITLPKMTDSELEENIFVEAERYIPFDINDVNIDFQILSAPEKEMGEHMEVLLVAAKSDLIEDYIAIIREAGLSPMIIDIDSFALENMYELNYPLEIGDLVVLCDIGASIMNLNIVKGGRSLFTRDISIGGNLYTEEIQKELSVNFEEAEDLKLGGTSEKGSPHTIDKLLDKTSSTIALEIAKSLDFFTATFPEERITRQYLSGGCAKVPRLKQIVEEKLNVPVEICNPFANMTVNPGAFDSDYLQDIAPLMAISVGLALRKV
- a CDS encoding sigma-54-dependent Fis family transcriptional regulator, with product RTPVLVQGESGTGKELVANAIHYQSRRRQKPIIKINCSAIPEALLESELFGYEMGAFTDAKESRPGLMELAQGGTVFLDEISEMKPSLQPKLLRFLETYSLRRVGGKRDIKVDVRVIASTNKELAQLVEKGEFRKDLYYRIKVMVIDLPPLRDRNEDIPILSQYFIEKLGKELGKEIRGVTPKALDLLLTYPWPGNVRELKNVIERATILAKGDLMVTEDLPLELRKDKIGKRDSALGEKWMDNVDGFLPLAAVERNYILKVLREKKGNKSETARILGISRSTLREKLNRYEISS